The Streptomyces sp. V4I8 genome includes the window GCTCGCCAGATCCTCGGCGATCTGCGGCTGGGCCGCGGTGGTCTGCGCGATCGACAGCGCGCGGCGCATCGCCTGGTCGTCCAGCTGGTCGCTGAGCGGAGCGAGGAACAGCCCGGTCGCGAGCACCGCGACTCCCGCGGCGATCGCCACCTGCATCAGCAGCACCTGCGCGAACATCCGCCGGGGCAGACCGAGGCGCAGGCGACGTGCGGGGGGAGTGGGGCTCATACCCATGACGGTACGTGGACGTGCGGGAAGTCCCGTAGAGGGATGTGGCGTGGATCTCTTGATCAATGTCGAGCGACCGGTCCACGTGGATGGACCCGGTTCACCTGATCAACTTGCGAGCGCCGTCGCCATCGTGAGCTCGTGCACCGCGACCACATCCATCCGCGCGGGTGAGCCGAGCACCGATCCACAGCTCTCGGGGCGGGGCGGCAGGGAGGTGCCCTGTGCCACGACGACCCGCCAGTGACGTCCGTCCGCGTGGGCGACCGTCACATCCCACCGGGGGGCATCGCCGTCCGTCCGTACGACGCTCAGGGCCTGCGCGGCGTCCTCGCCCGTCGCTCTGCGCACGGCCAGCTCGGCCGCCTGGCCCGGCCGCTCCCAGGCCGAGTTCCCACGGCACCCCTCGACGATGATCCGGCCCTCCTGGACGCTGTGCAGGACTTCCTTGACCGCGTGGGCCTGCGCCCGGCCGTACGCGTAGCCGTACGGCAGCACCAGCAGCGTCGGTGAGAACCGATGTCCACCCAGATGCGTGACCTCCCAGACGCCCTTCACCCCGGAGGCGGCGAGCTCGGCCGCGAGGGGGCGCCCGAGGAGTGCACAGCAGCGGTCCCGCTTGCCGTTGGTGCAGACGAGCGCGAGGGGGGCGCCTGTGTGGGGACGCCCCTGGAGTACGGAGTCGAAGGTGTGGTGGTCACCCATGCCGAGGGCGGCGAAGTCCAGGGCGAGCAACTGCTCGGGATCGCGGATCGTGGCGGCCTGCAGCCATACGTTTCCGGGCACGGTGTGGGCCGCGTAGACCTGCCGCTCGGCGGTGGCGCCGCAGTCGGCGTGCCGGCCGGGACGGCGGATCAGGGCGACACGTACGCCCGTGCCTTTCGCGGCCGCCTCAAGGGCTCGGCCCAGCGCCGGATCCAGGTGGCTCTGCGTGAGCGCCTTGGCACCCCACGGGCCGGGCTGCTCCACCAGCAGCCAGGTCGTCGCGGTCGCCGCGGTCCCCGCGATGGGCTCGTCGAGGTCCTGCGAGACGGTTGAGCACGTACTCACAGAGGCGAGCCTAACCTGACTTGGGTGGCGGCGGCTGGCCGAGGGGTCAGTCTCGCCGCCGGGCCCCGTCCCCGTTCCGCTCCGTGGCGCCCCCGCGTCCACTTCGCGGCGCGCCCTGCCCGCGCCCGATGAGGCGCTGCCGGCCGCTTCGGGAGGCGCTCCACCCCCCTCCGGGAGGCGCTCCCCGCCTACTCCGGCAGTGGCTGTGGCGGTTTCGGGCCCGTGTAGTGCCCGCTCGGTCGCATGCGCAGCGGTCGCTCCCCGTACTCCTCCAGGGCGTGGGCGATCCAGCCCGCCGTACGGGCCACGGCGAAGATCGTCTCACCCGCTGTGGAGGACATCCCCGCGGACGTCGTGAACACGGCGAGGGCCAGGTCGACGTTGGCGTGCAGCGGGGTGTGGCGGGCCGCCGTGGCGGCGATGTCGCGGGCCGCGGCGAGGGCGGGTGCGGAGTGGGGGATCTCCTCCAAGAGGTCGAAGAGGACACGCGCGCGTGGGTCCTCGCCGGCGTAGAGGCGGTGCCCGAGCCCCGGAATGCGCCGTCCGGCCCGCAACTCCTCGGCGATGACGGGCCCGGCGTCGCCCCGGTCGAGCACCTCCATGATCAGCTTGTGGGCGAGGCCGCTGGCGGCTCCGTGCAGGGGGCCCTCGAGCACGCCGAGCCCGGCGGAGACGGCCGCGTAGGCGTGTGCGCGGGCCGACGCGGCGACCCGCACGGCGAGGGTCGAGGCGGCCAGGTCGTGATCGACGAGCAGGGCGAGGGCGGTGTCCAGGACCCGCAGTGCGGCCTCGTCGGCGGGCCGCCCGCTGAGCTGCCCCCACAGGCGGTGAGCGATGGAGCCCTCGTCGCGGTAGGCGTACCGGGACGGCGTCAGGGCGGCGACGAGGGTGGGGATGAGGACGCGCGCGGTGCCGAGCACGGCCTCCTCGGAGAGGTCGAAGCGCAGTGGGTCCGCGGCCGCGGCGGCGATCGCCGCGACCCGCAACCGGTCGGTGGGACCGGCGTGTTCGGGCAGGGCATCGGCGGCGCTGCGGGCGGCGGTGACGGAGAACTCGGGGGCGGTGAAGTGGACGCCTCGGCGCAGTTCACCGGTCCACAGCCACTCCGCCACCTCTTCGTAGGAGTGGCGGGCGGCCAACTCCGTCGCGTCCACGCCCCGGAAGTAGTAGCGGTCGCTGTCGATGAGCGTGAGGCGGGTCCGGACGGACAGCTCACCGCCCGATCCTGAACTGCCGGCGCTCTCCCGCCTGTTGCGCCGGGCGAGCGTCTCCACCTCCGCGGCGTCGAAGGTGCTTCCCCGACCGCCGGGCACGCGGCGGCTGCTCAGGTGTCCGCGGCTCACATACGCGTACAGGGTCTCGGGCTTCACACCGAGCAGTTCGGCGGCCTCCTGGGTGGTCAGTCGCCGCTCTGCTGGGCCGGGGCCGGGTTCTTGATCGCGCATGGGGTCACCGTATCCAGGACGCCGGACATTGATTGTTGCATTGATTCAATCAATATTGACAGAGACTCAGTCAAGCATGGACAGTCGAATCAAGTCCAGGGAGGAATCATGTCCGTCAACAGGTCAGCAACCGCGTTCGTCGAGGTGCCGCGTGGACTCGCGGGTGTCGTTGTCACCGACACCGAGGTCGGCGATGTCCGGGGGCGCGAGGGCTTCTATCACTACCGCCAGTACTCGGCCGTCGAACTCGCGCGGACCCGGCCCTTCGAGGACGTCTGGCATCTCCTGGTCCACGG containing:
- a CDS encoding sucrase ferredoxin → MSTCSTVSQDLDEPIAGTAATATTWLLVEQPGPWGAKALTQSHLDPALGRALEAAAKGTGVRVALIRRPGRHADCGATAERQVYAAHTVPGNVWLQAATIRDPEQLLALDFAALGMGDHHTFDSVLQGRPHTGAPLALVCTNGKRDRCCALLGRPLAAELAASGVKGVWEVTHLGGHRFSPTLLVLPYGYAYGRAQAHAVKEVLHSVQEGRIIVEGCRGNSAWERPGQAAELAVRRATGEDAAQALSVVRTDGDAPRWDVTVAHADGRHWRVVVAQGTSLPPRPESCGSVLGSPARMDVVAVHELTMATALAS
- a CDS encoding citrate synthase, with translation MRDQEPGPGPAERRLTTQEAAELLGVKPETLYAYVSRGHLSSRRVPGGRGSTFDAAEVETLARRNRRESAGSSGSGGELSVRTRLTLIDSDRYYFRGVDATELAARHSYEEVAEWLWTGELRRGVHFTAPEFSVTAARSAADALPEHAGPTDRLRVAAIAAAAADPLRFDLSEEAVLGTARVLIPTLVAALTPSRYAYRDEGSIAHRLWGQLSGRPADEAALRVLDTALALLVDHDLAASTLAVRVAASARAHAYAAVSAGLGVLEGPLHGAASGLAHKLIMEVLDRGDAGPVIAEELRAGRRIPGLGHRLYAGEDPRARVLFDLLEEIPHSAPALAAARDIAATAARHTPLHANVDLALAVFTTSAGMSSTAGETIFAVARTAGWIAHALEEYGERPLRMRPSGHYTGPKPPQPLPE